Proteins encoded within one genomic window of Ferrimicrobium sp.:
- a CDS encoding uracil-DNA glycosylase, with protein MADSIALLRAQALVCQSCGLAETRTQVVVGEGEVPSDLMIIGEGPGAREDELGRPFVGRSGKLLDRLIQEELGRTRDQLYITNVVKCRPPNNRDPLPDEMHACAPWLERQIVLVQPRVILLLGKTAASRVLGVTGSLAAVRGRGHDRNGVIVIPTYHPAYVLRGGATRLTEMRVDFARARVTLAGGLRAT; from the coding sequence GTGGCTGACTCCATTGCACTCCTGCGCGCACAGGCGCTCGTCTGTCAGTCGTGTGGGTTGGCCGAGACCCGTACGCAGGTCGTGGTCGGTGAGGGTGAGGTACCTAGTGACCTGATGATCATCGGAGAGGGTCCTGGGGCGCGGGAGGATGAACTGGGTCGCCCCTTTGTAGGAAGGTCAGGGAAGCTTCTGGATCGGTTGATTCAGGAGGAACTTGGGCGCACCCGAGACCAGCTCTATATCACCAATGTCGTGAAGTGTCGCCCTCCAAACAACCGCGATCCCCTGCCCGACGAGATGCATGCCTGTGCCCCATGGCTTGAACGTCAGATCGTGTTAGTGCAGCCGCGGGTCATACTCCTGCTTGGCAAGACCGCCGCCTCTCGTGTCCTTGGTGTGACGGGGTCGTTGGCTGCGGTGCGGGGTCGCGGGCATGATCGCAACGGCGTCATCGTCATCCCGACCTATCACCCCGCCTACGTCTTGCGAGGTGGGGCTACGCGCCTGACGGAGATGCGAGTGGATTTTGCACGGGCTCGCGTAACACTTGCTGGAGGGTTGCGTGCGACGTGA